One segment of Haliotis asinina isolate JCU_RB_2024 chromosome 12, JCU_Hal_asi_v2, whole genome shotgun sequence DNA contains the following:
- the LOC137258648 gene encoding atrial natriuretic peptide receptor 1-like, with product MAALTCLLLVSCLSSAYSAVQLNGAGASFPADVYRAWLPAYKSYRSRFTEVAMKYESIGSGGGKARIKGETGPEVHYAGSDSLLSEEDYAKHPDLQMFPSMAGAIVMGFYLPGISELNLRMENVVDIYSGAIRWWNDSRIAQVNPNLDLPSKEIIVVARRDKSGTTEIFTKALASVSQQWADSYGVFSKGVDDNDVSYTWNASVVTQFGQTNRGVSGIILSYKFSIGYLVLSDAVTSKVSFARLQNQAGNMVEASTMSVQSAMNDFASAFDERMTLSLAVPKGMDSYPISGYTYIIVKKTSMASCESAIEFVRYVEWFYTTTIPRQDCESLYMVPLSEEVYNMVMNRIIKQITCKGQNVYSMLLAVVEEEEVSLQTWRIPVFVGSPLLFTAVIIIILYLVRHQIRLQQALVRNEWLIRGNTITLGISNITKSRMGSTFRTNCNKVHPSLGTFSQVSTESIGPVSTLKVGQWKGMLLQMQPLHFMKTTAHLSVSTKRDILWMRDFILHKNVVALYGLTDVDDCVSTAEAYCSKHSVYELLQNSRFNMNNSMKYALCLDIAKGMQYLHRQGICHGLLASKCCFLDEHWTVKVGKWSFVKLANRLKVQAVHRDVFGANEWDMVEFWTAPEILRLDVSPTEYSDVYSFSIVMQEIFSRDGPYMEHKETQSPNDVLQAVISTSMRPAFTPDTPVGSREIMERAWEMDPIGRPSFAGICSMIKNAHPKNKPLMDCMMKAFEDYTYELEEKLQGTQVWEITNTKSVDTANYTALPAEIAMSYSAGAPPSLEKFDSASVLVSVIHGLADIVAASTASDITTMLRDLQAALDNALSEETVHKFDISANSYYVVSGLPTRRNGHATVLSRIALSFLVIAKSCTIKHNGCQLQMKVGVATGPGMAGVLDPKFLLKYTIFGKTMDWANTLANTTPPMTIQISEATCSAIQTSKEFTVIPAKPPDGQVKEKSYWLIGSRQISSTFPPT from the exons ATGGCAGCCTTAACTTGCTTACTTCTCGTCAGCTGTCTCAGCTCTGCCTACTCCGCTGTTCAGCTGAACGGTGCCGGTGCCTCCTTTCCCGCCGACGTCTACAGAGCATGGCTTCCGGCGTACAAGTCTTACAGAAGCAGGTTTACTGAGGTGGCGATGAAATACGAGAGTATCGGCAGTGGAGGTGGAAAAGCCCGGATCAAGGGGGAGACTGGGCCGGAAGTTCATTACGCAGGGTCCGATTCTCTGCTATCGGAAGAAGATTACGCGAAACACCCCGACCTTCAGATGTTTCCGTCAATGGCTGG agcGATAGTTATGGGGTTCTACCTACCAGGAATATCAGAACTAAACCTTAGAATGGAGAACGTGGTGGACATTTATAGTGGGGCAATTCGATGGTGGAATGACTCGAGGATCGCCCAGGTAAATCCCAATTTAGACTTACCTTCCAAGGAGATTATTGTGGTTGCGCGGAGAGACAAGTCAGGTACAACTGAAATCTTCACAAAGGCCCTTGCCTCTGTCAGCCAGCAATGGGCAGATTCTTATGGTGTCTTTTCCAAGGGCGTTGATGACAACGATGTGTCCTACACGTGGAACGCTTCAGTTGTGACCCAGTTTGGGCAAACCAACCGTGGGGTGTCTGGAATTATTCTATCCTATAAATTCTCCATAGGATATCTCGTATTGTCGGATGCAGTTACGTCCAAAGTCTCATTTGCAAGGCTACAGAATCAGGCAGGAAACATGGTGGAAGCGTCTACGATGTCAGTGCAAAGTGCCATGAATGATTTTGCTAGTGCCTTCGACGAGCGGATGACTTTGTCATTAGCTGTTCCAAAAGGGATGGATTCCTATCCCATATCAGgctacacatacatcatagtAAAGAAGACTTCCATGGCCAGCTGTGAATCAGCTATTGAGTTCGTTCGGTATGTTGAATGGTTTTACACTACAACTATCCCTAGACAGGACTGCGAGAGTCTATATATGGTACCCCTGTCAGAGGAGGTCTACAACATGGTAATGAACAGAATCATTAAACAAATCACATGTAAAGGTCAGAATGTCTACAGCATGCTCCTTGCCGTAGTTGAGGAGGAAGAGGTCTCTCTGCAGACGTGGCGAATTCCTGTCTTCGTTGGATCCCCGCTTCTGTTCACAGCAGTCATTATCATCATACTCTATCTTGTTCGTCATCAGATTCGTCTTCAGCAAGCATTGGTACGAAATGAGTGGCTGATTCGAGGAAATACGATCACCTTGGGGATCTCCAATATAACTAAGTCCCGGATGGGTTCCACTTTCAGGACAAACTGTAACAAAGTTCACCCATCCCTCGGTACATTCAGTCAAGTCTCCACTGAAAGCATTGGACCAGTCAGTACGCTGAAGGTAGGGCAGTGGAAAGGAATGCTTCTCCAAATGCAGCCATTGCATTTCATGAAGACCACAGCACACCTGTCTGTTTCCACCAAACGTGATATTCTTTGGATGAGAGACTTCATCCTTCATAAGAACGTTGTTGCACTGTATGGATTAACAGatgttgatgactgtgtctCTACAGCAGAGGCATACTGCTCGAAACATTCTGTGTACGAACTTCTGCAAAATAGTAGATTTAACATGAACAATAGCATGAAGTATGCTCTCTGTTTGGACATTGCGAAAGGCATGCAATACTTACACCGGCAAGGAATCTGTCATGGCCTTCTTGCCTCTAAATGTTGTTTCTTAGACGAGCATTGGACAGTTAAAGTTGGGAAATGGTCATTTGTGAAACTAGCCAATCGCCTGAAAGTCCAGGCAGTTCACAGAGATGTCTTCGGTGCAAATGAATGGGACATGGTAGAATTCTGGACTGCCCCAGAAATCTTGCGATTGGACGTCAGTCCAACTGAGTACAGCGACGTGTACAGCTTCTCCATCGTCATGCAGGAAATATTTTCACGAGATGGCCCGTACATGGAGCACAAAGAGACACAGTCGCCCAATGATGTGCTTCAGGCTGTGATCTCAACGTCTATGCGTCCAGCGTTTACCCCTGACACTCCCGTTGGCTCCCGGGAAATCATGGAACGAGCGTGGGAGATGGACCCCATCGGCCGACCGTCTTTCGCTGGGATTTGCAGCATGATAAAAAACGCACATCCTAAAAACAAACCGTTAATGGATTGCATGATGAAAGCTTTTGAAGATTATACTTATGAACTTGAAGAAAAACTTCAAGGAACGCAGGTTTGGGAAATCACCAACACCAAATCCGTAGATACTGCTAATTACACTGCTTTACCTGCAGAAATCGCCATGTCGTATTCAGCTGGAGCTCCCCCTTCTCTGGAGAAGTTTGACTCGGCGTCAGTATTGGTATCTGTTATCCATGGCCTGGCAGACATTGTAGCCGCCTCCACCGCGTCTGATATCACAACCATGTTGAGGGACCTGCAAGCGGCTCTTGATAACGCTTTGTCTGAGGAAACAGTCCATAAATTCGACATCTCTGCCAACTCATATTACGTTGTGTCAGGCTTACCGACGAGACGAAATGGTCATGCCACTGTACTGTCCCGAATTGCTCTCTCCTTTCTAGTTATAGCAAAATCATGTACAATCAAACATAACGGCTGTCAGCTTCAGATGAAAGTAGGTGTCGCCACTGGACCAGGAATGGCCGGTGTCCTTGACCCCAAGTTTCTCCTAAAGTATACCATATTTGGAAAAACCATGGACTGGGCCAACACTTTGGCCAATACAACCCCACCAATGACTATACAGATCTCGGAGGCAACATGTTCTGCAATTCAGACAAGTAAGGAATTTACAGTAATACCCGCCAAGCCTCCAGATGGGCAG GTGAAAGAAAAAAGTTACTGGTTGATCGGAAGCCGGCAGATATCAAGCACATTTCCCCCGACCTGA